One stretch of Xanthomonas sp. DAR 35659 DNA includes these proteins:
- a CDS encoding helix-turn-helix transcriptional regulator, whose product MASPASRMLRLIALLQTRRTWSGAELAERLGVDRRSLRRDVERLRGLGYPVRASSGVGGGYRLAAGAQALPLLFEEEEAVAVVVALRAAAASMGGLEDTALRVLAKLDPLLPARARQQAGALHAVTVSLGHDAVVPETRLLVGIAAACRDRRLLGFAYRDHQGQASERWIEPLRLVNFGRRWYLLGWDRDRADWRTFRVDRIDAPLRLGDLTAARPPPRDPAAMVREAVRFAPFPLQVRLRLRGDLADLAARIPPWCGVLEAGEDGDCRLAMGAESPALLASELLALGVPFELIEGQALAPALLAALREAAACLGDGAA is encoded by the coding sequence ATGGCCTCTCCCGCGTCCCGCATGCTGCGCCTGATCGCCCTGTTGCAGACCCGCCGCACCTGGTCGGGCGCGGAACTGGCCGAGCGCCTGGGCGTGGACCGGCGCAGCCTGCGCCGCGACGTCGAGCGCCTGCGCGGCCTGGGCTATCCGGTGCGCGCTTCCTCCGGCGTGGGCGGCGGCTACCGGTTGGCGGCGGGCGCGCAGGCGTTGCCGCTGTTGTTCGAGGAAGAGGAGGCGGTCGCGGTGGTGGTGGCGTTGCGCGCGGCGGCGGCGAGCATGGGCGGCCTGGAGGACACCGCGCTGCGGGTGCTGGCCAAGCTCGACCCGCTGCTGCCGGCGCGGGCGCGGCAGCAGGCCGGCGCGCTGCACGCGGTGACCGTGTCGCTGGGGCACGACGCCGTGGTGCCGGAGACCCGGTTGCTGGTCGGCATCGCCGCGGCCTGCCGCGACCGGCGCCTGCTCGGATTCGCCTATCGCGACCACCAGGGCCAGGCCAGCGAGCGCTGGATCGAGCCGCTGCGGCTGGTCAACTTCGGGCGCCGCTGGTACCTGCTGGGCTGGGATCGCGACCGCGCCGACTGGCGCACCTTCCGGGTCGATCGCATCGACGCGCCGCTGCGGCTCGGCGACCTGACCGCGGCGCGACCGCCACCGCGCGATCCAGCCGCGATGGTGCGCGAGGCGGTCCGCTTTGCGCCGTTCCCGCTGCAGGTGCGGCTGCGCCTGCGCGGCGACCTGGCCGACCTGGCCGCGCGCATTCCGCCATGGTGCGGGGTGCTGGAGGCGGGCGAGGACGGCGACTGCCGCCTGGCGATGGGCGCCGAATCGCCCGCCTTGCTGGCGTCGGAGTTGCTGGCGCTGGGGGTGCCGTTCGAGCTGATCGAGGGTCAGGCGCTGGCGCCGGCGCTGCTGGCGGCGCTGCGCGAGGCGGCGGCGTGCCTTGGGGATGGCGCCGCCTGA
- a CDS encoding glutathione S-transferase family protein yields the protein MSSADRHVTLYHNPHSRSKGVLILLEELGADYALRRLDLQQGEQLKPAYLAINPMGKVPAIVHQGVPITEQGAIYQYLAELYPEAGLAPAPGDPRRGPYLRWLAFYGSAFEPAILDRALKREAPPRMLSPYADCATVLGVIDAQLARGDYLLGAHCSAADVLWGSALGWMIGFGLVDPPAPTRAYVERMAARPAVQRAQAIDAAAGA from the coding sequence ATGTCCAGCGCCGACCGCCACGTCACCCTGTACCACAACCCCCACTCGCGCTCGAAGGGCGTGCTGATCCTGCTCGAGGAGCTGGGTGCCGACTACGCGCTACGGCGCCTGGACCTGCAGCAGGGCGAGCAATTGAAGCCGGCGTACCTAGCGATCAACCCCATGGGCAAGGTCCCGGCGATCGTCCACCAGGGCGTGCCGATCACCGAACAGGGGGCGATCTACCAATATCTGGCCGAGCTGTATCCCGAAGCCGGGTTGGCGCCGGCGCCGGGCGATCCGCGTCGCGGCCCCTACCTGCGCTGGCTGGCGTTCTACGGCTCGGCGTTCGAGCCGGCGATCCTGGACCGCGCGCTCAAGCGCGAGGCGCCGCCGCGGATGCTCTCGCCCTATGCCGACTGCGCCACGGTGCTGGGTGTGATCGACGCCCAACTGGCGCGCGGCGACTACCTGCTGGGCGCGCACTGCAGCGCCGCCGACGTGCTGTGGGGCAGCGCACTGGGCTGGATGATCGGGTTCGGGCTGGTGGACCCGCCGGCGCCGACCCGCGCCTACGTCGAACGCATGGCGGCGCGGCCGGCGGTGCAGCGCGCGCAGGCGATCGACGCGGCGGCCGGCGCTTGA
- a CDS encoding lytic transglycosylase domain-containing protein, translated as MKGMVGLLGLAIVALSATPASAGTLYKCIGGDGVPSYVSKRVAGASCSVVSQYVPDRRTPRPAAAPARAARQVAAERVPSDAVVLATPQSGAPATIISPPMVAPVAAAAAPTRLAPVPAASGAAPRRVVSGQVYSYMKDGVRHYTSARPTQVASLGAVRTIHYSFIETCYACANPGLNFGAVRLNTTAYQSEIAAAAREYGVDEAVVRAIIHAESAYNPMALSRAGAQGLMQLMPPTARRFGVSDSFDAAQNIRGGVQYLAWLLKRFNGNLTLAAAGYNAGEGAVDKHGGVPPYSETQRYVQRVGILADRYRGVLATAH; from the coding sequence ATGAAGGGGATGGTGGGGCTTCTGGGGCTGGCAATCGTTGCGCTGTCGGCTACGCCGGCCAGTGCCGGCACCCTGTACAAGTGCATCGGCGGCGACGGCGTCCCCAGCTACGTCAGCAAGCGCGTGGCCGGCGCCAGTTGCAGCGTGGTCAGTCAGTACGTGCCCGATCGCCGGACCCCGCGTCCCGCCGCCGCGCCGGCGCGCGCCGCGCGGCAGGTGGCCGCCGAGCGCGTGCCAAGCGATGCGGTGGTCCTGGCCACGCCCCAGTCCGGCGCGCCGGCCACCATCATCAGTCCCCCCATGGTGGCGCCGGTCGCCGCTGCCGCCGCCCCGACGCGCTTGGCGCCCGTCCCCGCCGCCAGTGGCGCCGCGCCGCGGCGAGTGGTCAGCGGCCAGGTCTATTCCTATATGAAGGACGGCGTGCGCCACTACACCAGCGCGCGGCCGACCCAGGTCGCCAGCCTCGGCGCGGTGCGCACCATCCACTACAGCTTCATCGAGACCTGTTACGCCTGCGCCAATCCGGGACTCAACTTCGGCGCCGTGCGGTTGAACACCACCGCCTACCAGAGCGAGATCGCCGCCGCCGCGCGCGAGTACGGGGTCGACGAGGCGGTGGTGCGGGCGATCATCCATGCCGAGTCGGCGTACAACCCGATGGCGCTCAGCCGCGCCGGCGCGCAGGGGCTGATGCAGCTGATGCCGCCGACCGCGCGCCGCTTCGGGGTCAGCGATTCCTTCGACGCCGCGCAGAACATCCGCGGCGGCGTGCAGTATCTGGCTTGGCTGCTGAAGCGCTTCAACGGCAACCTGACCCTGGCCGCCGCCGGCTACAACGCCGGCGAGGGCGCGGTGGACAAGCATGGCGGGGTGCCGCCCTACAGCGAGACGCAGCGCTACGTGCAGCGCGTCGGCATCCTGGCCGATCGCTA